From a single Anaerolineaceae bacterium oral taxon 439 genomic region:
- a CDS encoding sugar kinase → MMKNKFDNNLISKMNRRLILDLIRRNGPINRAEVAHVTGLSIPTVMKITDELSRINLIRVIGKRKSIGGKRPELYEFIPNSFCTIGLDIGRNKIRALVMDMSAKIIAKKEIRTEETHPESELIERLIVLVKELIAESSLNENEILGLGIGMPGLLDTEAGVVLFSPDFNWEHIPLIEKFEEEFSFRTVLENSNRTLALGEHWFGAGTDSNDLICVNLGYGIGAGIIENGEIIQGSSGSNGEFGHIILDKNGPICSCGNRGCLEAISSGYAIANQIKYMVEQGTSSIVTEMCCGDLSRIDAKLVFKAAFLDDELCKKVINNAVEYIGIGIAALINLFDPEQIILSGGITKSSETFKENLEIIIQNNQMRFAGRKVQIKYGKLGDNASAIGAATLLIKQLIDNGGFIDSLDIPL, encoded by the coding sequence ATGATGAAAAATAAATTTGACAATAATCTTATTTCAAAAATGAATCGAAGGCTTATCCTGGATTTGATTCGACGGAATGGACCGATAAATCGGGCGGAGGTAGCGCATGTTACCGGATTAAGCATCCCTACTGTGATGAAGATTACTGACGAATTGAGCAGAATAAATTTAATTCGTGTGATTGGAAAACGTAAATCGATTGGGGGCAAGCGGCCGGAGCTCTATGAGTTTATACCTAATTCATTCTGCACGATTGGGTTAGATATAGGGCGAAATAAGATCCGCGCTCTTGTGATGGATATGTCTGCAAAAATTATTGCGAAGAAAGAAATCAGAACAGAAGAAACACATCCTGAGAGTGAACTTATTGAACGATTAATTGTCTTAGTAAAGGAGTTAATTGCCGAGAGCAGTTTGAATGAGAACGAAATCCTGGGATTGGGAATCGGCATGCCCGGGCTGTTGGATACGGAAGCTGGCGTCGTTTTATTTTCTCCTGACTTTAATTGGGAGCATATCCCGCTGATTGAAAAATTTGAGGAGGAGTTTTCGTTCAGAACGGTTCTTGAGAATTCCAATCGAACGTTGGCGTTAGGCGAGCATTGGTTTGGCGCGGGGACTGACTCTAACGATCTGATCTGTGTGAATTTAGGATATGGAATCGGTGCGGGAATTATTGAGAACGGCGAAATCATTCAAGGCTCCAGCGGCAGTAATGGTGAATTTGGACATATCATTTTGGATAAAAATGGTCCGATCTGTAGCTGTGGAAACCGCGGCTGTTTGGAAGCTATCTCTTCCGGATATGCAATCGCGAATCAAATCAAGTATATGGTGGAACAGGGAACCAGTTCCATTGTGACAGAAATGTGCTGTGGTGACTTATCGAGGATTGACGCTAAACTGGTTTTTAAGGCAGCTTTTTTGGATGATGAACTTTGCAAAAAGGTAATTAATAATGCTGTTGAATATATTGGGATCGGAATTGCAGCATTAATCAACTTATTTGATCCTGAACAGATTATCCTCTCGGGAGGAATAACAAAATCCAGCGAAACGTTTAAAGAGAATCTCGAAATTATTATTCAGAATAATCAAATGCGATTTGCAGGGAGAAAAGTACAGATTAAATATGGCAAGCTGGGAGATAACGCGTCAGCTATCGGTGCGGCGACGCTCCTTATTAAACAGTTGATTGATAATGGTGGATTTATTGATTCCCTTGATATACCATTGTAA
- a CDS encoding sporulation initiation inhibitor Soj, which yields MKIYALINQKGGVGKTTTAVSLGSALSEQGMRVLVVDMDPQANATASIGIDKSTIKNGSYQVLIGATTIAPNIVYNDEFKLSILPASPDLSGAEIELSDFDNRESILKNALTAVQENYDYILIDCPPSLSLLTINALVASKDGVIIPVQCEYLALEGLSQLYSTILKVQRSFPYVRVRGVVLTMFDGRTRLAIDVVNEVRQFYPDKVFNSIIPRSIRLAEAPSFGQPINYYSKDSNASKAYESLAKEIIGQDQKN from the coding sequence ATGAAAATCTACGCTCTGATTAATCAAAAAGGCGGCGTTGGGAAAACGACGACAGCGGTCAGTTTAGGTTCCGCTTTATCCGAACAGGGTATGCGCGTTCTGGTCGTCGACATGGATCCGCAGGCGAACGCGACCGCTTCGATCGGAATCGATAAAAGTACGATCAAAAACGGTTCATACCAGGTCCTGATCGGAGCGACGACGATCGCGCCGAATATCGTTTACAACGATGAATTCAAGCTTTCGATTTTACCGGCGTCGCCGGACCTTTCCGGCGCTGAGATCGAGCTGAGCGATTTCGATAACCGCGAATCGATCTTGAAAAACGCGCTGACCGCCGTCCAGGAGAATTACGACTATATCCTGATCGACTGCCCGCCTTCGCTGAGCCTGCTGACGATCAACGCGCTCGTCGCCTCTAAAGACGGCGTTATTATCCCGGTGCAATGCGAATATCTTGCGCTCGAAGGCCTTTCGCAGCTATACTCGACCATCCTTAAAGTCCAGCGATCCTTCCCGTACGTCCGCGTTCGCGGCGTCGTATTGACCATGTTCGACGGGCGGACACGGCTGGCGATCGACGTCGTCAACGAAGTTCGGCAGTTCTACCCGGATAAAGTCTTCAACTCGATTATCCCGCGATCTATCCGACTGGCGGAAGCGCCTTCGTTCGGTCAGCCGATTAACTACTATTCCAAAGACAGCAACGCCAGCAAAGCGTACGAAAGCTTAGCTAAAGAAATTATCGGGCAGGATCAGAAAAACTAA
- a CDS encoding stage 0 sporulation protein J: MSAQKRVGLGRGLGALIPTIENETRPASDEVVLSVAISDIQPNPRQPRTAFNEEELKDLSESILAHGIIQPLILTIDNETKKYFLIAGERRLRAAELAGLQMVPAIVRTASDQERLELALIENVQRADLSPIETAEAYRSLEENFGLTHEEIAKRVGKNRSSVTNTLRLLKLPEIVLRALRSGAISEGHARALLGCGTEQAQVTTLQAILTQGLNVRQTEAFVRKLSGQSEESPAAKKSNQVSPEIRSIEEALMHSVGTRVTLHPGKNGGTIHIHYYSNDELNDLIERFSTFR, from the coding sequence ATGAGCGCACAAAAAAGAGTAGGGTTAGGACGCGGTTTAGGCGCGTTAATTCCGACGATCGAGAACGAAACACGGCCAGCGTCGGACGAAGTAGTCCTTTCCGTCGCGATTTCCGATATTCAGCCCAACCCCCGTCAGCCGCGGACCGCATTCAACGAGGAAGAGCTGAAAGACCTGAGCGAATCGATCCTTGCGCATGGTATCATCCAGCCGCTGATCCTGACGATTGACAACGAAACGAAAAAGTACTTCCTGATCGCCGGCGAACGCCGCCTGCGCGCCGCCGAACTCGCCGGGCTGCAGATGGTCCCCGCGATCGTTCGAACGGCTTCGGATCAGGAACGCCTTGAACTCGCGCTGATCGAAAATGTTCAGCGCGCTGACCTGTCGCCGATCGAGACCGCCGAGGCCTATCGGAGCCTTGAAGAAAATTTCGGCCTGACGCATGAGGAAATCGCTAAACGCGTCGGGAAAAACCGCTCGTCGGTCACGAACACGCTCCGGCTCCTGAAGCTTCCGGAAATTGTATTGCGCGCGCTCCGCTCCGGCGCGATCAGCGAAGGCCACGCGCGCGCATTGCTGGGCTGTGGAACCGAACAGGCGCAAGTCACCACATTGCAGGCGATCCTGACGCAGGGCCTGAACGTCCGGCAGACCGAAGCGTTCGTTCGCAAGCTTTCCGGCCAATCCGAAGAATCCCCGGCCGCAAAAAAATCGAATCAGGTTTCGCCGGAAATCAGATCGATCGAAGAAGCGCTGATGCATTCCGTCGGTACGCGCGTCACGCTGCACCCCGGGAAAAATGGCGGGACGATCCATATTCATTATTATTCCAACGATGAATTGAATGACCTGATCGAACGGTTTTCGACGTTCCGCTGA
- a CDS encoding ABC transporter permease, producing MKSMIKKLTAKREASVALITVLAALITGLFQPKFFSISNLRSLAIGLSTDGILAIALTIVLVLGGIELSVGSVMALSCVLVGWTFLITDNILFGIIASLTVGIGIGLFNGLMISKLDLPPFIVTLGMQSLAKGAAYIFTEGSPLSMGGLPQWFRTLGRGSVFNIPIIFIIFMVLAVIFDLLMKNITTFRMIFYVGSNENAAKLSGINVSEVKVGVYMLSALLATLTGILSLSRFNVATPTLGTMAETRAISAAVIGGTSMAGGVGTVVGTVLGVVLLNIINNALVMLNVSVYWQDFVTGAILILAVTLDYVSHRKK from the coding sequence ATGAAATCTATGATAAAGAAGTTGACAGCTAAGCGTGAGGCAAGTGTTGCTTTAATTACGGTTTTGGCTGCGTTGATCACCGGTTTATTCCAACCCAAATTTTTTAGTATCAGCAATCTACGGTCGCTTGCGATAGGGCTCTCGACGGATGGAATCCTTGCAATCGCGCTGACGATTGTTCTTGTCCTCGGCGGTATTGAGCTTTCGGTGGGGTCTGTTATGGCTCTTTCTTGCGTGTTGGTCGGTTGGACGTTCTTAATAACGGATAATATTCTTTTTGGAATAATTGCTTCTCTTACCGTCGGAATTGGAATCGGTTTGTTTAATGGTTTGATGATCAGTAAATTAGATTTGCCTCCTTTTATTGTGACGCTTGGGATGCAGAGCCTAGCAAAAGGAGCGGCTTATATTTTTACGGAAGGTTCCCCTCTAAGTATGGGCGGTCTTCCTCAGTGGTTCAGGACGCTTGGGCGAGGATCTGTATTTAATATTCCGATTATTTTTATTATCTTTATGGTTCTGGCTGTGATTTTTGATCTTTTAATGAAAAATATCACTACATTCCGAATGATTTTTTATGTTGGAAGCAATGAAAACGCGGCAAAGCTTTCCGGTATTAACGTTTCTGAAGTGAAGGTTGGTGTGTACATGCTTTCCGCTTTACTCGCAACGCTCACAGGAATTCTAAGCTTGTCCCGATTTAATGTCGCGACGCCGACGCTTGGCACGATGGCTGAAACGCGTGCTATTTCTGCTGCAGTTATTGGCGGAACGAGTATGGCTGGTGGGGTTGGAACTGTTGTGGGTACTGTTCTCGGTGTCGTTTTATTAAACATAATTAATAATGCACTTGTAATGCTGAACGTATCGGTTTATTGGCAGGATTTCGTGACTGGCGCAATTCTTATCCTTGCGGTAACGCTCGATTATGTCTCTCATAGAAAAAAATAG
- a CDS encoding D-xylose ABC transporter ATP-binding protein (with RbsBCD acts to import ribose into the cell; RbsA contains 2 ATP-binding domain) produces MSQSILIEVDNITKCFPGTIALDHVHFKVRKGSVHAICGENGAGKSTLMNIIGGVFLPTEGTIFFEGNQVSIRRPKDAQDLGISFVHQELILCEELTIAENIFIGRLPKRYLAVDYVKLFDQANRVLERFSVPFTSERIVSSLNVSEKQIVEIAKAISLKSKLLILDEPTSSLSEKETKKLFDIIRSLKEEGLSILYISHRMAEIFEICDRVTILRDGKIVKEKNISDTCPDEVIQCMVGRALTDMYPEKNINSGEELLRVENLSNDGFFSNISFRLFKGEILGFAGLVGAGRSEIMRSLCSIDSKTSGSVFLNQESISFERYCDCIRNGIVYLTEDRKSEGLFLEMSVKNNISVVDLKNISDDLIIRKRKEDLLTAAYCSKLGIKTASIDSKASSLSGGNQQKVVISKWLAVNPKIIILDEPTRGIDVGAKSEIHKLLRELASAGIGIIIISSELPEVIGLCDRVIVIHEGRISGQLLSNQFSEESILRLASGEISIK; encoded by the coding sequence ATGAGTCAAAGTATATTAATAGAGGTTGACAATATTACAAAATGTTTCCCTGGAACAATTGCGTTGGATCATGTTCATTTCAAAGTGAGGAAGGGATCTGTCCATGCAATATGCGGCGAAAATGGGGCTGGAAAATCAACGCTGATGAATATCATTGGCGGTGTATTTCTGCCGACGGAAGGAACCATTTTTTTTGAGGGAAATCAGGTAAGTATTCGACGTCCAAAAGACGCGCAGGATCTGGGAATCAGCTTTGTTCATCAGGAACTGATTTTATGTGAGGAGCTCACCATTGCGGAAAATATCTTTATCGGCCGACTTCCTAAAAGGTATTTAGCTGTCGATTATGTGAAGTTATTTGATCAGGCAAATCGTGTATTGGAACGATTCTCGGTTCCATTTACATCTGAAAGAATCGTTTCTTCGTTAAACGTTTCAGAAAAACAGATTGTTGAGATAGCCAAAGCTATATCGCTTAAATCTAAGTTGTTGATTCTGGATGAACCGACTTCTTCTTTGTCTGAGAAAGAAACTAAAAAGTTATTTGATATTATTCGGAGTCTTAAGGAGGAAGGACTCAGTATTTTATATATTAGCCACAGAATGGCTGAAATTTTCGAAATATGCGATCGTGTAACGATTTTACGGGATGGGAAGATTGTGAAGGAGAAGAATATCTCTGATACATGTCCTGATGAGGTTATTCAATGCATGGTCGGGCGGGCTCTGACAGATATGTATCCCGAAAAGAATATCAACAGTGGAGAAGAGCTCTTACGGGTTGAGAATCTTTCTAACGACGGCTTTTTTTCTAATATAAGCTTTCGGCTATTCAAGGGCGAGATTTTGGGCTTTGCGGGGTTAGTCGGCGCAGGGCGGAGTGAGATTATGCGCTCGCTTTGCAGTATCGACAGCAAAACCTCGGGATCCGTTTTTTTAAATCAAGAGAGTATTTCCTTTGAAAGGTATTGTGATTGTATTAGAAATGGAATTGTTTATTTGACCGAGGACCGGAAATCAGAGGGGCTTTTTCTTGAAATGAGCGTTAAGAATAATATTAGCGTTGTCGATCTTAAAAATATTTCTGACGACTTGATTATTCGTAAACGAAAAGAGGATTTATTAACCGCTGCGTATTGCTCAAAATTGGGAATTAAGACAGCTTCTATTGACTCGAAAGCCTCAAGTTTAAGCGGCGGTAATCAGCAAAAAGTGGTGATTTCCAAATGGTTAGCAGTAAATCCAAAAATTATTATTTTAGATGAACCAACTCGTGGGATCGATGTGGGCGCTAAATCAGAGATTCATAAACTCCTTAGAGAGTTGGCTTCGGCCGGTATTGGAATCATCATTATTTCATCCGAACTGCCTGAGGTGATTGGCCTGTGTGATCGAGTTATTGTCATTCATGAAGGAAGGATTTCAGGTCAACTTTTATCCAACCAGTTTTCTGAGGAGTCTATATTGCGATTAGCATCTGGAGAGATCTCAATTAAATAA